GGTCGGCGTACCAGTCGGCAGCCTGGGCGGCGCGGCCGGGCTGGGCGGGGCGGGCGCGGTCGAACGGGACGACGTTCGAGGCGGGACCGGTCGGGGCGGTGGCGGCGACGGTGCCGGGGGTGGCGGCCGGCGGGAGGGACTGCCAGGCGCGGAGGAAGTACCGGGCGTGGGCGATGTCTCGCTTCGAGGCGGCCTTGACGGCGACGCTGGCGAGCATGTCGACACCGGAGCGCTTGATCAGGGCATCGACGCGGAGCCACTCACCGGGGGTGAGGTTCCACTGCGGGTAGACCTGGGCGGCGGTGATCCGGGAAACCAGCTCCGAGGCGTAGTCGGGGATCACTGCTGACGGCGGGCCGTCTTCCCTCCCTCCTTCATTCACTCCCTCATTGGGTGAGTGATGTGGTCCGGATTCCGGACCACTAGCGGTCCGTGTCACGGACCACAAAGCGTCTTCGCCGGTGGGGTCTACCGGTCCGGATTCCGGACCGGTAGCGGGGGTGTTTGTGGTCTGGGATCCGGACCGCAAACCGTTTGTGGTCCGGGATCCGGACCGCTCGGCGGGAGCCGTTTCCGGTCCGGAATCCGGACCGGTACGGCGGGTGTAGCCGACGGCTCCGGGGAGGCGGTAGAGGGTTGCGCGGGACCCCTTGGCCTCCTGGGCGATGACCAGATCGCCGGACGCGACCGCGTCAAGGAGAGCCTTGACGGCCACTCCCTTACCGACTCCGCCGAGGCGGCGCATGGCGTCGGCCGTGCTCAGGTGGGCCTCGGCGTTCGGGCCGGTGGTTTTGTCGGCGACCGCGAGCACGGCCAGGCGCGCGTTCCCACGCGAGCGCGCGTTGCGCCATACCCAGTCGGTGGCGTCGAGGGTCACGGTGGTGCTCCTGTCGGGGTGGTACGCCCGGGGCGAGGGGATCGGGTCCGGCCTCGCCCCGGGCAGTGCGGGGGCTACTGCGGGATGGCGAGGGGGCGCCCGCACATGCAGGCAAGGAGGTCGCCGTCGGCGGCCGTGCGTCGGGGGTGCCGCCAGCGGTGGAACGGGCACGGCTTGAACAGGCCTTCGCCGGGCGGGTGCTGGACGATGCCGACGCGCGAGGCGTACGGACCGCCCATGGCCCGGACGGGGTGGGTATCCCGGCAGGCGAGGCACCGGCCGGTCGTACCGCCCGGGAGCGGCGCGTACAGGTCGGTCCTGCTGCCGGGGCAGTGCCGGGGCGGGGTCAGGTCCCGGGGCCCGAACACCAGCGGCGGGCGGCCGGCGGCCTGTTCGTCCTGTCCGGCGCCGACCGCGCGGCCCTCGCACGTCCCGCATACGGGCAGGTGGTCGAGCACGGTTTCTGCGGTCACCATCGGGCGAGCGGCGCGCAGGCTGCCGACCTGCTGCCCGCACCACACGGTGTAGGTGGTGCGCCCGTCCGGCCACCGGATACCGGTGCGGGGCCGGTGCCAGCGATTCATCCCGCCCGTCCGGACGTACCGGGGGCCGGTCGTGAGCGGCTCGGCGTCGATCGGACCGATGCCGTACGTGATCGGCGGGACCAGAGTGACGGTCACGGCACCTCCGGATGCGGGCGGGGAACGGGCTTGTGGGTCTCGCAGCGCCACCCGCACGGGTACGGGCGGGCCGGGACGGCGTGGCACCGGGGGCTGCCCGCGTCACACGTGTGCCGGGGCCGGTCGAGCGGGAGTTGCCCAGGAACCGGGGCAGGAGGCGCCATGTCGAGCAGGCGGCGGGCGCGGTCAAGCCGATCGCGTCCGGTCACGCGGCGGCGCGCCCAGCGGCCTTGGCCATGTCCTGGCACGTCCCGCAGTACGGGCTTCCGTTCGGGAGGTATCGGCGGTGCTCAGCGGCGGCGTGTCCCCGCACGCACGCCGTTCGGGTCGACTCCTGACCGGTGAGGGCGGCGAGTTGAGCGCGGAGGCGGTTCCGGCCGGGCTCGTCCTCGACGTGCTCGGGAGCGACGCAGCCCTCGTGGTCACATTCCGTCGTGACGTACCCCTCAGGGGCCCCGCCCCGGGCGAGCTGGAAGGCAACGGTTCGGGCGGTGACGGTTCGACCCGCGAAGGAAAACACGGGGGTCCCGCTGGACTTGGTGTGGCGCCCAACCCATTCCATGTGCCCGCCGTCAACAACGCGGACGAACTGGCGGAACTTCTCATCCAGGGTGAGCGTGCAGCGGTTCGGCGCCGACCGGGGCACCGGCGCCATGCCGAGGGCTGCGCGGTAGCGAGCGGGCGTCGCCTTGTCGAGGCCGAGTTCGCGGGCAATGGTGTGATTTGCCGCCCCGGACCGCAGCATGGTGATCACCTGCTCGCGGACAGCCGGGGGAAGCGGGCGGCCCTTCACAGCGGCACCGACTTACCGGCCTGCTCGGCCATACCGGCCGCGAGCATGGTCTTGCCGATCGGCTGGCCGGCCTTCGCGAGCGCGGCAAGGAGGTCGGCAGTGGTGGGGTCCTCGCCGTCGTCGGAGGCGGCCACGTGGCAGGCGATGGCGAGCTGGGTATCGGTGAGCGCGTCGAGGGCGGCGAGCAGCGCGCGAGCGGTGCCGAGGAGGTGCCGGGCGAGGACGTAGACCGTGCCGTTGTCCGGGGTCCGCTTCTCCAACACGGTCTGGGCGAGGGCGGCGGCGTTGACGGTCTCGTAGAACTGGGTGGCGGCGACGCGGCGGGTGTAGTGCTGCAAGTCCAGCCGGTCGGTCGTGTTGATCGGGTCCATGCGGTGCTCCTGGTCGAAGGGCCCGCCCCGGTCGGGGGAGGCGGGGCGGGCCGTCGTACGGAAGGTCAGCCCTGCTCGGGCGCGAGGGCGGGCAGCACGTGAGCGGCCAACTCGCCCCGGCGCCACGCCTGTGCGACCAGCTCGCGGCCGGTGAGCGCGGACGCCTTCGACCTCCGCGTGTACGTCATCCGGTGCGTGGCGGCGAGGGCCGGCCGGATCTCGACACCGGGGACGTCGTGGACCTCGGCGGTCTCCTCGTCGACGTACCGGGCCGTCCCGGCGGCGGTTGCCTCGGCGAGCACCTTCGCGGCGAACCCGGGCCGTACGCGGGTCTCCAGCCGCATCGGGATCATCTCGACCTCGAACTCGGTGGGGTACGTGTCGCGCACCCAGGCGGCGAACGCCTCGTCGTCGATGACCTGGGCGGCGCGCTCGCCTCCCTGCCGGGAGATGCTGCCGACCTTCGTGCCGTCCGGGAGTACCGCGTCAATCTTTGACGTGCCGGTCGTCTTGTACTGCGCTTCCAGGAGCGCGTGCGCCTCGGCTCGGGCGTCGTTGTACGCGGTCTTGACCTCTTCGAGCAGCGCTCCGAGGGAGGCCTGCCGGGTGATGGCGTCCCGGATCTCTCCGGTCGGGGCCGGCGGGGTGGTGGTCTGCTCGGTCACTGGGCGGCCCTCTCGATCATCGAGCGGAACGCGTGCAGCGTGGCGGGGTCGGCCTCGGCGATCGTGCGGCCGTGGGCGCGCTCGAAATCGGCGTCGAGCGTCTGGTAGCCGACGCGGGAAGCGGCGAGGCGGAGGGCCTCCTCGGCGGCGGCCCCGGTCTGGGCCTCGGTGGTCGTGGCGTCCGGCGCCGGGGTCGGGGCCGAGCGGGTGGGCCGCTCCTGCTGTCCGGCCACCCGCGGCTGCGGGGCGCGAGCGTCGGCGCGCTTTCCGTCCGCGATGGCGTCGAGCGCCGCGAGGTACTCCGCCGGGGCGCCGGCCTTCACGGCCTCGACGCGAACCTGCTCGAACTGGGCCTCGCTCGTAGCCGCGCGGGCCTCGGCCTTAAAGTCCCGGCGCTGCTGCTCCTGCTGGGATGCAGCCTCAGCCTGCTGCCCTTGGCGCGGCTGCTGCTGGCGCTGCCCGCGCTGCTGACCTCGCGGCTGCTGCTGGCGCCGCTGCTGCTCCTGGCGTTCGGCGCGGTGCTCCGTCGGCACCTCGGGGTGGTGCCGGTCGCCGTCGTCGATGCTGCGGCCATCCACGGGCAACATGAACAGGGTGAACAGGAGGTACTTCAGCGCGGCGGACTGAGCCTTGTTGGTGGCCTTGTCGGCAAAGTCGGACGCCTCGCCCGGGACGTCGGCGACCAGGCAGTCACCGGCCGGGCCGTAGATCCGGTACCGCATCCGGATCACCACGTGCGTCATCTTCTCGCCGCGCCGCTCGGCCTTGTGGCTGGCGACGCTGGGGAGGATGAACACGCCGTGGGCACGGAGGGGGCCCGCCATGGCCGACATGACATCGTCGATGCCCCGGAACTTGTAGTTCTGCTGGGTGTTCGTCTGGTTCTTTCCGACGGGCATCGCGTCCCGCATCACGGAGTTGATCGCGGCGAACACGCGGGGGGCGTCGACGGGGGCTCCGTTCGGCGCGGGCTCGTACGTGACATCGGCCGGGCCGGTCACGGGCGGCAGCGAGGGCTGCCCGGGGTGGGCGGTGGGCAGGGTGGTGACGGTCACGAGCGGTTCTCCTGTGCGGTGTTGCGGTGGCGGATGATCGCGGCCTGCTTCGTGAGCGAGGTCGCCAGACTGATCGCGTCGTCCGGCCCGAGCACGTCGTCGAGACGCTCGGCCGACTCCAGACCGCCGAGCAGCGCGTCGCGGGTGCCGTCGGCCTCGGCCGCACGCATCGCCCGCTCCCAGTCCGGCGTGTGGTCCGACACGACGGCGTGGTCGAGGGAGAGGACGGCGGCGGCGTGGGCGGCGAGCATCTGCCCGAACTCGGTGGGGTCGTCGGCGTAGGCGATGGCGAGTTCGTCGAGCAGGGGCACGACGGCGGCGGTGACGGGGAGGCGGACGGCGGTGCCGTCGGCGGTGAGGGTCGGACGGATCACGCGGTCACCTCCGGCGCGGTGTCGGTGCCGAGGGCGGCCGGGGCCGTGGGGACGTTGTCCATCAGGTAGCCGGTGCCCACGTTGTAGATGAGCGGCCGATCCCAGTCGGCGGCCGGGAAGGCGTCGACGAGCAGGCGCCGGGCGGCACGGTGCGCGCCGATGGGGGCCTCGACGGTGTAGCCGATGGAGTTGAGCAGGTTCACGAGGGTCTGCCGGCGGGGGGTGCCGTCGACGTCGGTCGTGACCGGGGTCAGGTGGACGCGGGCGATGCCGGGGGCGATGGTGTGCAGCTGCGTCGCGAGGTCGTCGCGGAACGCCATCTGACGGCGGTAGGCGCGGGCGCCCCGGAACGCCTCGGCGGCGCGGAGGAGGCGGGTACCCTGGTTCTGCATATTGATCTCCTTCGGGGGATGTGAGGGCCGTCCGGGCGCAATCCGGGCGGCCCTTCGCGGTTTCAGGCGGCGAGAGGCTGGGGGGAGGCCTGCTCGGCGTGCTGCTTCCGCAGCAGGCGGCGGACGGCCATTTCCCGCTCGGGGGAGAGGCGGCCGGCCGCGTAGTCGGCGGCGACCTCGGCGAGCGCGATGTCGAGGACCCGGCGCGCGTTAGCGAATGCCTGCTCGCGGGTGACGACTGGGGCGCTCATGCGGCGTCCGTGCGGATGAGGAGGTGCCGGGCCTTGATGCCGTAGTGGCGTTCGACCTTGGCGATCAGGGGGGCGCTCGGCGTGGAGCGTCCGTTGAGCAGGCGCCAGGCCGTGTTACGCGGGACTCCCAGGCGGCGGCCGACGGCGGCGGCGCTGAGGCGTCCGTTGAGCTTGGTGTCGCCTGCTCGGGCGGCAGCAGCGCGGAGCTTTGTGCGGTCGTACATGACGATGCCCTTCCGTAGACGGACGGTTGTTCCGTCTACGGAAGGAACACTACCATCAAGATTCCTCATTCCGTCCACGGTTGGAACATGGCGGGAGGGATGTGAAACGTGATGGACTGTGCGCCGTGTGTAGCGAAACTGATTGACACGCTCCGCTTGACGCATGAGAATCGTCCAGGTGTTCGAATGTGCCTCTACCGGCGAGGACGGCCCTCGGAAGGGTGTTCTGTGTGTGGATTTCGGTCAGATGCCAGAGGCCTGATGCCATGATCTTTCCGCGCGCGGTATGTTCCATCCATGGACGAAACAAGAGAGCGCAAGTTCGCGGACTGGCTAGAACGACGCTTCACACAAGCGGGCTATCGCTTGAGCGAACGCGGTGAACGCACACGTCTCTCGCGAGATAGCGGTATCCCTCCGGCCAGCCTGAACCGACTCCTCGCCGGCGGCGGCACCCCTACCATCGACTCCCTCGAACAGCTCGCCACCTTCTTCGGCGACCCTCTGAGCGTCGTACTCATGGGCGCCGGATGGCTCACCCCTGACGACATCAACCGCGTACGAACCGGTCCCCCTGCCGGTAGCGACCCCATCACCACCGACGTCGCCCTCGACGAACTCGGCATCACCGACCCCAGTGACCGCCGACTCATCGAGGCCGTCATCGACACCGTGAAGCGCAACCGAACCGCCGGCGACTCCGAAAGGACCGCCGAATAGCAAGGAGAGACCGTACGATGATCAGCTTCCGTCGCATTGCTCCCGCGCTCACAGGCGCCCTGTTCGTAACCGCTCTCGCCACCGGCGCGACCGGATGGGTCACCGGCACTGCCCCCCTCACAGATGCCGGAATGCTCGGGTTTCTCGCGGCGGTGCCGCTCATGTACTGGGTCCTCATCACCCGCACCCACGAACTCACCGACGAACAGCTGAACGCGGCTACGAAGCAGGGCTACATCAAGGCCCTCGATCACGTCGGCCAAGGTCTCGTCCACGTCCCCCGCCCGCCGTCCCCTGGACAGTGCGAGACCTGCGGACGCCACGAGTCCCCGGCCGACGTGATCAGCCTTGACGAGCACCGCCGGGCGGCCCCGCACATCACCGAGGAGAATCGAGCCGTGCCGTGACCAAACCCCTACCCGACACCTTCCGCGGTTCGCCCCCCGACGACGAGGGCGAGCCGTGGATCGGCTACATCCGGGTCTCGACCTGGAAAGAAGAGAAGATCAGCCCCGAGCTGCAAAAAGCGGCGCTCAACGCTTGGGCAGCTCGGACCGGCCGACGCATCGTCGACTTCATCACCGACCTCGACATGACCGGCCGCAACTTCAAGCGCAAGATCATGCGCGGCATCGAGCGCGTCGAGGCCGGCGAAGCACGCGGCATCGCCGTATGGAAGTACAGCCGGTTCGGCCGCAGCCGCGACGGCATCGCCATCAACCTCAAACGGCTCACGGATGCCGGGGGACAACTCGAATCCGCCACCGAGGAAGCCGATGCCCGCACGGCGACCGGTCGACTCCAGCGCGGCATCCTCTTCGAGTTCGCGGCCTACGAATCCGACGTGCGCGGCGAACAGTGGCGGGAGACGCACGAGCACCGCATCACGAAACTCAAGCTTCCCGCCACCGGCCGACCCCGCTTCGGCTACGTCTGGCACCCCAGGAGGGTCCCGGACCCCAAACACCCCGGGCTGTTCATCCTCCAGGACGAGAAATACGTCGCCCACCCCGAAACAGGCCCCGTCATGGCCGACCGGTACCGCCAGTACATCGACGGCGCCCCCTTCTACGCGCTGCTCGACGAACTCAACACGAACGGCCACCGCACCGTTCGAGGCGGCCTGTGGACTGCTCAGACCCTCATTCGCTACATGGACTCCGGCTTCTGCGCCGGCCTGCTCCGCGTCCACAACCCCGAATGCAAGTGCCCACCCGGGAAGCGCGGCAACTGCCCCAACGCGATCTTCGTTCCCGGGGCCCAGGAAGAGCTGATCGACCTCGACCTGTGGCAGCAGTACCAGGACCGGCGGCAGACCATGAGGAAGACCCCGCCACGGAGCCGTCAGCCGCTCCACCTGCTCACCGCGCTTGCCCGCTGCGGAGGTTGCCGGGGCACCGTCCCGCGCCAGAGCCGCATGCGCATGGTCGACGGCATTATGCAGAGCGTGAGAGGCCACCACTTCGCGTGCGGCCGGCGGGCCGTCACCGGAAAGCACGGATGTGAGGGCGTCTGGGTCCTACGTACCGACGTTGAGGACGACGTGCGCGACTGGGTTATGGACAAGGCGGCGCCTGGCATTGACGCAGCGCCCAGCGTGCCCACCCCGCGCACGCCGTTGTTCGATCAGCGGGCAACGGCCGCCCGGGAGCGGGCTCGCCTGGAGGCGGAGGAGAGGAAGCATCAGACCGCGCTCGCGAACCTACGTGCGGACCGTGCTGCGAATCCGGACGAGTACGGGCCCGGAGAGTACGAGGCTGCCCGCGACGTGATCAGGAAGCAGCAGGCCGCCACGGGTGCCGCCCTTGACCGGGTGGCCAAGGTCGAACTGACCCCGCACCAGGAGGACTACGAGCCGATCGTCGCCACGCTGGCCGACGGCTGGGAGGTACTGGACGACGGACAGCGCAACAGCCTGCTTCGGCAGCTCGCTCGCCGCGTAGTGCTCACGAGGAAGCCGGGAGGGGGAGCGACGGTCACGGTTCACCCCGTATGGGAACCTGACCCCTGGGCGTGATCTCTTCCTCCCAGTAAGAAGGCATGTTTTGTACACAGTGACCACCGTCAATGTCAATGGTCTCCGCGCCGCAGCCAAGAAGGGCTTCGTCGAGTGGCTGGCCGGCACCTCCGCCGACGTCGTCTGCCTGCAGGAGGTCCGCGCCGAGGAGGCCCAGCTGCCGGCCGAGGTCCGGGCGCCCGAGGGCTGGTTCACGGCCCACGCGCCCGCCGCCGCCAAGGGCCGCGCCGGCGTCTCCCTCTACACGCGCCGCGAGCCCGACGCCGTGCGCGTCGGCTTCGGGTCGAGCGAGTTCGACGGCAGCGGGCGGTACATCGAGGCCGACCTGCCCGGTGTGACCGTCGCCAGCCTCTACCTGCCCTCCGGCGAGGTCGGCACCGAGCGCCAGGACGAGAAGCTGCGGTTCATGGGCGAGTTCCTGCCGTATCTGAAGGAGCTCAGGACCCGGGCCGCCGCCGACGGGCGTGAGGTCGTCGTCTGCGGCGACTGGAACATCGCCCACCGCGAGGCCGACCTCAAGAACTGGAAGGCCAACAAGAAGAACGCCGGCTTCCTCCCCGAGGAGCGGGAGTGGCTCGGGCGGGTCCTCGACGAGAGCGACGGCGCGTACGTCGACGTCGTGCGGGCCCTCCACCCCGAGCAGGAAGGGCCCTACTCCTGGTGGTCCTACCGCGGCCGCGCCTTCGACAACGACAGCGGCTGGCGCATCGACTACCAGGTCGCCACCCCCGGCCTCGCCGCCAAGGCCGTCAAGGCCTACGTCGAGCGCGCCGCCACCCACGCCGAGCGGTGGAGCGACCACGCCCCCGTGACCGCCGTCTACGAGCTGTAGTCGACGGGACTTCAGGTGTTCTCGGGGCGCAGGCGCCGGTCGAGCGCCATCGACAGCTCCGCCTCGACGACGCTCTTCGCGAGCGGGCGCAGCCGCGACAGGTCGTCCTCGGCCGCGTGCGCGCGCAGCAGGTCGGTGAAGAGCTCCGCGAGGGCGTCGGCGTGTTCGCGGACGCGGGCGCCCGCCTTGAGGACCTCGGCGAGCGGGACGCCCTCCCGGACGAGTGCGGCCGAGACGTCGAGCAGGCGGCGGCTGATGTGGACGATCTCCTCGCCGTCGGTGACGAGGTAGCCGAGGTCGAGGGCGGCCGCGAGGTTCTCGGGGGTGACCTCGCCGGAGAAGTGGTCGGCGAGCTCCTCGGGGGTGAGGCGGACGGGCTCCTCCTCGGTGGGGGAGCCGAGGGCGAGGACCTCGCGGACGTTCCGGCCGCTCTCGAAGGCGGTGGTGAGGTCGGCGATGCCGTTGAGGGTGTGGCCGCGCTCC
The sequence above is a segment of the Streptomyces sp. NBC_01255 genome. Coding sequences within it:
- a CDS encoding ERF family protein, translating into MTVTTLPTAHPGQPSLPPVTGPADVTYEPAPNGAPVDAPRVFAAINSVMRDAMPVGKNQTNTQQNYKFRGIDDVMSAMAGPLRAHGVFILPSVASHKAERRGEKMTHVVIRMRYRIYGPAGDCLVADVPGEASDFADKATNKAQSAALKYLLFTLFMLPVDGRSIDDGDRHHPEVPTEHRAERQEQQRRQQQPRGQQRGQRQQQPRQGQQAEAASQQEQQRRDFKAEARAATSEAQFEQVRVEAVKAGAPAEYLAALDAIADGKRADARAPQPRVAGQQERPTRSAPTPAPDATTTEAQTGAAAEEALRLAASRVGYQTLDADFERAHGRTIAEADPATLHAFRSMIERAAQ
- a CDS encoding helix-turn-helix transcriptional regulator; amino-acid sequence: MYDRTKLRAAAARAGDTKLNGRLSAAAVGRRLGVPRNTAWRLLNGRSTPSAPLIAKVERHYGIKARHLLIRTDAA
- a CDS encoding helix-turn-helix domain-containing protein, with the translated sequence MSERGERTRLSRDSGIPPASLNRLLAGGGTPTIDSLEQLATFFGDPLSVVLMGAGWLTPDDINRVRTGPPAGSDPITTDVALDELGITDPSDRRLIEAVIDTVKRNRTAGDSERTAE
- a CDS encoding recombinase family protein, producing the protein MTKPLPDTFRGSPPDDEGEPWIGYIRVSTWKEEKISPELQKAALNAWAARTGRRIVDFITDLDMTGRNFKRKIMRGIERVEAGEARGIAVWKYSRFGRSRDGIAINLKRLTDAGGQLESATEEADARTATGRLQRGILFEFAAYESDVRGEQWRETHEHRITKLKLPATGRPRFGYVWHPRRVPDPKHPGLFILQDEKYVAHPETGPVMADRYRQYIDGAPFYALLDELNTNGHRTVRGGLWTAQTLIRYMDSGFCAGLLRVHNPECKCPPGKRGNCPNAIFVPGAQEELIDLDLWQQYQDRRQTMRKTPPRSRQPLHLLTALARCGGCRGTVPRQSRMRMVDGIMQSVRGHHFACGRRAVTGKHGCEGVWVLRTDVEDDVRDWVMDKAAPGIDAAPSVPTPRTPLFDQRATAARERARLEAEERKHQTALANLRADRAANPDEYGPGEYEAARDVIRKQQAATGAALDRVAKVELTPHQEDYEPIVATLADGWEVLDDGQRNSLLRQLARRVVLTRKPGGGATVTVHPVWEPDPWA
- a CDS encoding exodeoxyribonuclease III, with product MYTVTTVNVNGLRAAAKKGFVEWLAGTSADVVCLQEVRAEEAQLPAEVRAPEGWFTAHAPAAAKGRAGVSLYTRREPDAVRVGFGSSEFDGSGRYIEADLPGVTVASLYLPSGEVGTERQDEKLRFMGEFLPYLKELRTRAAADGREVVVCGDWNIAHREADLKNWKANKKNAGFLPEEREWLGRVLDESDGAYVDVVRALHPEQEGPYSWWSYRGRAFDNDSGWRIDYQVATPGLAAKAVKAYVERAATHAERWSDHAPVTAVYEL
- a CDS encoding MerR family transcriptional regulator, with the protein product MEELATAAGITVRTLRFYRERGLIPPPRREGRIAWYDEHHLARLRTIAALLERGHTLNGIADLTTAFESGRNVREVLALGSPTEEEPVRLTPEELADHFSGEVTPENLAAALDLGYLVTDGEEIVHISRRLLDVSAALVREGVPLAEVLKAGARVREHADALAELFTDLLRAHAAEDDLSRLRPLAKSVVEAELSMALDRRLRPENT